A genomic segment from Streptomyces sp. NBC_00237 encodes:
- a CDS encoding non-ribosomal peptide synthetase yields MSRSQARSCHSLVVRVPGPIDAGDLRQRLRAQARGPWPELAQLRLWEDALPFGAEHPDAGARVRQEAERPLHTTGLPLRAVLLRYADGDADLVLVARHELTLEQGLFAIGRSAAGAARTSDGSGPALDWGLGDPAGAGRTGEVPVVLPAQPSTGVRAGWRALLPAATALVLARYGAGETVDEDQRICDYLAGWEGSYGGGLLPLSGVGVLIEETGRGERRLSSLAPELPAVLHFALYDDGSASGVLRHDLGDLAPVVADRFASHVARVAAQLADGGERRLDAVELLGPLETEAVLRLGVTPPVRTGGADRTVHGLFAEVVRERPDAVALTAGGTSLSYAELDERAARTAAGLRALGVAPGSMVGVALERDADLVVTLLGILKADCAYVPMDLHYPEERLRYTVENAGVTVVVGGLDEAFPAVQGTHVVTPAELRALGGGAAPTPLPADGSAPAYVIYTSGSTGRPKGVVVPHRNVVALLDATRGDFALGGDDVWTLFHSSAFDFSVWEIWGCLLTGGRLVVVDHWVTRDTELFHELLVTEQVTVLNQTPSAFAQVIEADRRGSAELAVRLVVFGGEPLDVRMLTPWFARHSPSGCRLVNMFGITETTVHVTAHTVTPADVLAAGRQVGPALPGWTLSVRDPRGRLLPVGAAGEICVGGAGVADRYLGLPELTAERFVDDPYGGGRIYRSGDRGRLRPDGGLDHLGRLDSQVKVRGHRIELDEIRNVLLSHPEVSGAATVLNHEVPGDSATARIDAYVALRGQAAGADVLAHARRVLPAYMVPASITELPAIPLTINGKVDTAALPAPAPAPVAVRPAQGPGESVVPGAGHDPLAAQLLKLWGHALNAEVTEQDNFFELGGNSLLVIRLLREMRELGLPKVSTQDFYRNSTAGRFIELIRDSQG; encoded by the coding sequence ATGTCGAGAAGTCAGGCCAGGTCCTGCCACAGCCTGGTGGTCCGTGTGCCGGGCCCGATCGATGCCGGGGATCTGCGGCAGCGCCTGCGCGCCCAAGCGAGGGGCCCCTGGCCGGAACTGGCGCAGCTGAGGCTGTGGGAGGACGCCCTGCCCTTCGGGGCGGAGCATCCGGACGCCGGGGCCCGGGTCAGGCAGGAGGCGGAGCGCCCGCTGCACACCACCGGCCTGCCGCTCCGCGCCGTACTGCTGCGCTACGCCGACGGCGACGCCGATCTGGTCCTGGTGGCCCGCCACGAACTCACCCTTGAGCAGGGCCTTTTCGCCATCGGGCGGAGTGCCGCAGGCGCCGCCAGGACCTCGGACGGCTCCGGCCCCGCACTGGACTGGGGTCTCGGTGACCCGGCCGGCGCGGGCCGCACCGGTGAAGTGCCGGTGGTGCTGCCGGCGCAGCCGTCCACCGGAGTACGCGCCGGGTGGCGGGCCCTGCTCCCGGCGGCGACCGCGCTGGTGCTCGCGCGGTACGGCGCGGGCGAGACGGTCGACGAGGACCAGCGGATCTGCGACTACCTCGCCGGGTGGGAGGGCTCCTACGGCGGCGGGCTGCTGCCGCTGTCAGGTGTCGGCGTGCTCATCGAGGAGACCGGGCGCGGTGAGCGCCGGCTGTCCTCGCTCGCCCCCGAACTGCCCGCCGTACTGCACTTCGCCCTGTACGACGACGGCAGCGCCTCGGGGGTGCTCCGTCATGATCTCGGCGACCTCGCTCCTGTCGTCGCCGACCGGTTCGCGTCTCATGTCGCCCGTGTCGCCGCCCAGTTGGCGGACGGCGGCGAACGACGGCTCGACGCCGTCGAGCTGCTGGGTCCGCTGGAGACCGAGGCGGTGCTGCGACTGGGCGTCACGCCCCCCGTCCGCACCGGCGGGGCGGATCGTACGGTGCACGGACTGTTCGCCGAGGTCGTGCGTGAACGTCCCGACGCGGTGGCGCTCACCGCGGGCGGCACCAGCCTCAGCTACGCCGAACTGGACGAACGCGCCGCACGGACCGCGGCAGGTCTGCGCGCGCTGGGCGTCGCCCCCGGCAGCATGGTCGGCGTGGCTCTGGAACGCGATGCCGACCTGGTCGTGACCCTTCTCGGAATCCTCAAGGCCGACTGCGCCTACGTGCCGATGGACCTGCACTACCCCGAGGAGCGGCTGCGCTACACCGTGGAGAACGCGGGCGTCACGGTAGTCGTCGGCGGTCTCGACGAAGCCTTCCCGGCCGTCCAGGGAACACATGTCGTCACCCCCGCCGAACTCCGCGCCCTCGGCGGCGGCGCCGCGCCGACTCCGCTCCCGGCGGACGGCTCGGCCCCCGCGTACGTCATCTACACCTCGGGGTCCACCGGCCGGCCCAAGGGCGTCGTGGTCCCGCACCGGAACGTGGTGGCCCTTCTCGACGCGACCCGCGGGGACTTCGCCCTCGGAGGGGACGACGTGTGGACGCTGTTCCATTCCAGCGCCTTCGACTTCTCCGTCTGGGAGATCTGGGGCTGCCTGCTCACCGGCGGCCGGCTGGTGGTCGTGGACCACTGGGTCACCCGTGACACCGAGCTCTTCCACGAGCTGCTCGTGACGGAGCAGGTCACCGTGCTCAACCAGACTCCGTCCGCGTTCGCCCAGGTGATCGAGGCGGACCGGCGGGGGAGTGCCGAACTTGCCGTACGACTGGTGGTCTTCGGCGGTGAACCGCTCGACGTGCGGATGCTCACGCCCTGGTTCGCCAGGCATTCTCCCAGCGGCTGCCGGCTGGTGAACATGTTCGGCATCACCGAGACCACGGTCCATGTCACCGCGCACACCGTGACTCCTGCCGACGTCCTGGCGGCCGGCCGCCAGGTCGGACCCGCGCTGCCCGGCTGGACCCTGTCGGTCCGCGACCCGCGCGGCCGGTTGCTGCCGGTCGGAGCCGCCGGGGAGATCTGCGTCGGCGGCGCAGGCGTCGCCGACCGCTATCTCGGACTGCCCGAACTCACCGCGGAACGCTTCGTCGACGATCCGTACGGCGGTGGCCGGATCTACCGCAGCGGCGACCGAGGCAGGCTGCGCCCCGATGGCGGCCTCGATCACCTCGGACGGCTGGACAGCCAGGTCAAGGTGCGCGGCCACCGCATCGAACTGGACGAGATCCGCAACGTCCTGCTGAGCCACCCCGAGGTGTCGGGGGCGGCGACGGTGCTGAACCATGAGGTACCCGGGGACTCGGCGACCGCCCGCATCGACGCTTATGTGGCGCTGCGCGGCCAGGCAGCCGGCGCCGACGTGCTCGCCCACGCCCGGCGCGTACTTCCCGCGTACATGGTTCCGGCCTCGATCACCGAACTCCCCGCCATCCCGCTCACCATCAACGGCAAGGTCGACACGGCCGCACTGCCTGCCCCGGCCCCGGCTCCGGTCGCGGTACGGCCTGCGCAGGGGCCCGGGGAATCTGTCGTGCCCGGCGCAGGTCACGATCCGCTGGCCGCGCAGCTCCTCAAGCTCTGGGGGCATGCGCTGAACGCCGAAGTAACCGAGCAGGACAACTTCTTCGAGCTCGGCGGGAATTCGCTGCTCGTTATCCGGCTGCTCCGTGAGATGCGAGAACTCGGCCTGCCGAAGGTTTCCACCCAGGACTTCTACCGAAACTCGACGGCAGGCCGGTTCATCGAACTCATCAGGGATTCTCAGGGCTGA
- a CDS encoding SDR family oxidoreductase, with protein sequence MLLQDKIIVVTGAARGLGRSCAVRFAREGADLVLVDIAKDLAAVPYPLGSADQLQHTAELCRKEGAATVTVAADVREPEAVREVARQAFDRFGTVDVLLNGAGIAAPSGKAVHEISEDEWDLMVGVDLTGAWRMTKAVVPAMIEQRSGSVINVASTAGLVGYRHFAGYVAAKHGLIGLTKAAALDYGPFRVRVNALCPGSVRDDPLHEGRMLAEIARSLDVDVDEHEEIFVQSQPMNTLIEPQDIAGAAVWLAGNDSRQVTGTTLTVDGGFSAR encoded by the coding sequence ATGCTGCTCCAGGACAAGATCATCGTGGTGACCGGTGCGGCCCGCGGGCTCGGCCGGTCCTGCGCCGTGCGCTTCGCGCGGGAAGGCGCCGACCTGGTCCTCGTGGACATCGCGAAGGACCTGGCCGCGGTGCCCTACCCGTTGGGATCGGCGGACCAGCTGCAACACACCGCCGAACTCTGCCGCAAGGAGGGTGCCGCCACCGTGACCGTGGCCGCCGACGTGCGCGAGCCCGAGGCGGTGCGGGAGGTCGCACGGCAGGCGTTCGACCGGTTCGGGACTGTTGACGTGCTGCTCAACGGTGCGGGAATCGCGGCGCCTTCGGGCAAGGCGGTCCACGAGATCAGCGAGGACGAGTGGGACCTGATGGTCGGCGTCGACCTGACGGGCGCGTGGCGGATGACGAAGGCCGTCGTCCCGGCCATGATCGAACAGCGCTCGGGCAGCGTCATCAACGTGGCGTCGACCGCGGGCCTCGTCGGATACCGCCACTTCGCCGGCTACGTCGCGGCCAAGCACGGTCTCATCGGCCTGACCAAGGCCGCGGCGCTCGACTACGGGCCGTTCCGGGTACGGGTGAACGCGCTCTGCCCGGGCTCCGTCCGCGACGATCCGCTGCACGAGGGCCGGATGCTCGCCGAGATCGCCCGGTCCCTCGACGTGGATGTGGACGAGCACGAGGAGATCTTCGTGCAGTCCCAGCCCATGAACACACTCATCGAACCGCAGGACATCGCCGGCGCGGCCGTCTGGCTCGCCGGGAACGACTCGCGCCAGGTCACGGGAACCACCCTCACCGTCGACGGCGGCTTCAGCGCCCGCTGA
- a CDS encoding thioesterase II family protein, protein MTHSLVCLPFAGGGAGFYRAWKALPDHAPRIVPLQLPGREEQFVDEPFRDVAAAADALAPSVAGLVGGDPVALFGHSLGAVLAYEVARRLEQDPAVELTHLFVSGSPGPWTGRSRRATGLADDEFLDRVQEFAGYEHDALADPDMQELLLPILRADVEMHENYKPVSDGLLRTPVTSLRGTDDRLVGRERAAEWQHATSAAFRLVELAGEHMYLTESPLPLIDAVTQALRPQPAPQR, encoded by the coding sequence ATGACTCATTCACTGGTGTGCCTTCCCTTCGCCGGAGGCGGCGCCGGTTTCTACCGCGCCTGGAAAGCACTTCCCGACCACGCGCCGCGCATTGTTCCGCTCCAACTCCCGGGCCGTGAGGAGCAATTCGTCGACGAGCCGTTCCGGGACGTCGCAGCGGCGGCCGACGCACTCGCGCCGAGCGTCGCGGGCCTGGTGGGGGGTGACCCCGTCGCCCTCTTCGGGCACAGCCTCGGCGCCGTACTCGCCTACGAGGTGGCCCGCCGACTGGAGCAGGACCCGGCCGTCGAGCTGACCCATCTCTTCGTGAGCGGATCTCCCGGGCCATGGACGGGGCGCAGCCGCCGGGCCACCGGGCTGGCGGACGACGAATTCCTCGACCGGGTACAGGAGTTCGCCGGGTACGAGCACGACGCGCTTGCTGACCCCGACATGCAGGAGCTGCTGCTGCCGATCCTGCGGGCGGACGTGGAGATGCACGAGAACTACAAGCCCGTATCGGACGGGTTGCTGCGCACCCCCGTCACCTCGCTGCGCGGCACCGACGACCGGCTGGTCGGCCGGGAACGGGCCGCCGAGTGGCAGCACGCCACCTCCGCCGCGTTCCGGCTCGTGGAACTGGCCGGGGAGCACATGTACCTCACCGAGTCGCCGCTGCCGCTCATCGACGCGGTCACCCAAGCGTTGCGGCCGCAACCGGCACCGCAGCGATGA
- a CDS encoding MbtH family protein codes for MATNPFENDDARYLVLTNEENQHSLWPAFAEVPDGWTVAHGEDTRQASLDYINEHWTDMRPKSLADAMDAV; via the coding sequence ATGGCGACCAACCCTTTCGAGAATGACGACGCCCGCTACCTGGTCCTCACCAACGAGGAGAACCAGCATTCGCTCTGGCCCGCGTTCGCCGAGGTCCCGGACGGCTGGACCGTGGCACACGGTGAGGACACCCGCCAAGCGTCGCTCGACTACATCAACGAGCACTGGACCGACATGCGCCCGAAGTCTCTGGCGGACGCCATGGACGCGGTCTGA
- a CDS encoding 2-hydroxychromene-2-carboxylate isomerase produces MARRGPRWYFSFRSPYSWMAYRDLLGQYPDVADQIEWLPFWEPDEPALDHLERNNITLPYVPMSKEKHLYILQDVRRLCRARGLDMVWPVDTEPQWQVPHLSYLVAQELGAGREFIAAVYRARWELGEDISQPDTMRRVGKELDLDPELLAGAHENDEVRERGHAALDSLHRDGVFGVPYFISGFEKFWGVDRLPDFVETVRARALKITQKEN; encoded by the coding sequence ATGGCACGAAGAGGGCCTCGCTGGTACTTCTCGTTCCGCAGCCCCTACTCCTGGATGGCCTACCGGGATCTGCTGGGGCAGTACCCGGACGTGGCCGACCAGATCGAATGGCTTCCCTTCTGGGAACCGGACGAGCCCGCACTGGACCATCTGGAACGCAACAACATCACCCTGCCGTACGTGCCGATGTCCAAGGAGAAGCACCTCTACATCCTTCAGGACGTCCGCCGACTGTGCCGGGCCCGCGGCCTGGACATGGTGTGGCCGGTGGACACCGAGCCCCAGTGGCAGGTTCCGCACCTGTCCTACCTGGTGGCCCAGGAACTGGGCGCGGGAAGGGAGTTCATCGCCGCGGTCTACCGGGCCCGCTGGGAGCTCGGCGAGGACATCTCGCAGCCCGACACCATGCGCCGGGTCGGCAAGGAGCTGGACCTCGACCCGGAACTGCTGGCCGGCGCCCACGAGAACGACGAGGTGCGCGAACGCGGCCACGCGGCGCTCGACTCCCTGCACCGCGACGGTGTGTTCGGAGTCCCGTACTTCATCAGCGGATTTGAAAAGTTCTGGGGTGTGGACCGGCTCCCCGACTTCGTCGAGACGGTCCGTGCCCGTGCCCTGAAGATCACCCAGAAGGAGAACTGA
- the fabG gene encoding 3-oxoacyl-[acyl-carrier-protein] reductase — MGDSTNRVALVTGGSRGIGRATVRALARDGFDVAFCYRSDDTSARTLEKETGDSGTRVTGTRVDVTEAASVRAWIAATEDRFGHIDAAVTAAGITRDNPLVLMEDEQWRQVVATNLDGVYHVCRAVVFGMMKRRSGAIVNLSSVAGVYGHATQTNYSASKAGIIGFSRALAKETGRSGIRVNAVAPGFIETDMVTAMNDKARKEALSSIPLRRMGTAEEVADLVAYLVSDKAAYITGSVLQIDGGITI; from the coding sequence ATGGGAGACAGCACGAACCGGGTGGCCCTGGTCACCGGTGGGTCGCGCGGCATCGGCCGGGCAACGGTCCGCGCACTGGCCCGCGACGGATTCGACGTCGCCTTCTGCTACCGCTCGGACGACACGTCCGCCCGCACCCTGGAGAAGGAGACCGGGGACAGCGGCACGAGGGTGACGGGCACCCGGGTCGACGTCACCGAGGCTGCTTCCGTACGGGCCTGGATCGCCGCGACCGAAGACCGGTTCGGTCACATCGACGCGGCGGTCACCGCCGCGGGCATCACCCGCGACAACCCGCTGGTCCTCATGGAGGACGAGCAGTGGCGCCAGGTCGTCGCCACCAACCTCGACGGCGTCTACCACGTCTGCCGTGCCGTGGTCTTCGGCATGATGAAGCGCCGCAGCGGGGCGATCGTCAATCTCTCCTCGGTCGCCGGTGTTTACGGCCATGCCACCCAGACCAACTATTCCGCGTCCAAGGCCGGGATCATCGGTTTCTCCCGCGCCCTGGCCAAGGAGACCGGCCGCTCCGGCATCAGGGTCAACGCGGTTGCCCCCGGCTTCATCGAGACCGACATGGTCACGGCGATGAACGACAAGGCCCGCAAGGAAGCCCTCTCCTCGATCCCGCTGCGCCGCATGGGCACCGCGGAGGAGGTCGCCGACCTGGTCGCCTACCTGGTCTCGGACAAGGCCGCCTACATCACCGGCTCCGTACTGCAGATCGACGGCGGCATCACCATCTGA
- a CDS encoding 3-hydroxyacyl-ACP dehydratase FabZ family protein: protein MSGQRDIRARLPHRFPMLLVDRVVDVVPGERLTALKAVTCNEPWYEKLGPDSPDEDFAYPAALLVESWCQSAGVLATWDDPNPDVLTGQVMLFGAMTGVEFHRPVLPGEVLEHRVRLDRRIDDTLLFEGESRSAGETVMTVARIVMAFRPAEELRPAEEPRPVAATT, encoded by the coding sequence ATGAGCGGCCAGCGCGACATCAGGGCCCGGCTGCCGCACCGCTTCCCGATGCTGCTCGTCGACCGGGTCGTCGACGTCGTACCCGGCGAGCGGCTGACCGCGCTCAAGGCGGTCACCTGCAACGAACCCTGGTACGAGAAGCTCGGCCCGGACAGCCCCGACGAGGACTTCGCCTACCCCGCCGCGCTCCTGGTGGAGTCCTGGTGCCAGTCGGCCGGGGTCCTCGCCACCTGGGACGACCCCAACCCGGACGTCCTGACGGGGCAGGTGATGCTCTTCGGTGCCATGACCGGCGTCGAGTTCCACCGGCCGGTGCTTCCCGGGGAGGTCCTGGAACACAGGGTCAGGCTCGACCGCAGGATCGACGACACCCTCCTTTTCGAGGGCGAGAGCCGCTCGGCGGGCGAGACGGTGATGACCGTCGCCCGGATCGTCATGGCCTTCCGTCCTGCCGAGGAGCTGCGTCCTGCCGAGGAGCCGCGCCCCGTCGCCGCCACCACCTGA
- a CDS encoding 3-hydroxyacyl-ACP dehydratase FabZ family protein — translation MPAASPLAGPVEVLPAEDESHTAARFTVRDTETVLPGHYPGFPIFPGVCLVECAHLGAVATAPGGAKDPELAAVESTRFTGPVFPGDRVDIAMGWKQTPGGDWQCRAKLTTGRGAAATVRLRYRTRTARTEAAR, via the coding sequence ATGCCCGCCGCGAGCCCGCTCGCGGGACCTGTCGAAGTGCTGCCCGCCGAGGACGAGTCGCACACCGCGGCCCGCTTCACCGTCCGGGACACGGAGACCGTGCTGCCCGGCCACTACCCGGGCTTCCCGATCTTCCCCGGCGTCTGCCTGGTGGAGTGCGCCCACCTCGGTGCGGTGGCCACCGCGCCCGGCGGAGCGAAGGACCCCGAGCTGGCCGCCGTCGAATCGACCCGGTTCACGGGCCCCGTCTTCCCAGGTGACCGGGTGGACATCGCCATGGGCTGGAAGCAGACTCCGGGCGGGGACTGGCAGTGCAGGGCGAAGCTCACCACCGGGCGCGGCGCCGCCGCCACGGTACGGCTGCGCTACCGCACCCGCACTGCCCGGACGGAGGCGGCGCGATGA
- a CDS encoding acyl carrier protein produces MLEKEELRAVVAQVLDVEVSEVTDDARFVDDLEVDSLMALEVVVVLEKKYGIKLPESELKQIVTLQSAYDLLLGKFDAAQQAA; encoded by the coding sequence ATGCTGGAGAAGGAAGAGCTCCGCGCCGTAGTGGCACAGGTACTGGACGTCGAGGTGTCCGAGGTGACCGACGACGCCAGGTTCGTCGACGACCTGGAGGTCGACTCGCTGATGGCTCTGGAGGTCGTCGTCGTCCTGGAGAAGAAGTACGGCATCAAGCTTCCGGAGTCCGAGCTCAAGCAGATCGTCACCCTGCAGAGCGCCTACGACCTGCTGCTCGGCAAATTCGACGCGGCGCAGCAGGCAGCCTGA
- a CDS encoding beta-ketoacyl synthase N-terminal-like domain-containing protein has translation MSTLTTGAGHPVITAWSAVSSYGIGSSAFADGLRERRATVTELGPEHGVTPDGYGCVVPSFSVREVLGKKGTRSMDRVTGLAVTTVGALLDDGERNRAVGTGEGAAFALGTTTGSAQSMMDFTRESLTGDQPFFVDPARFPNTVMNCAAGQSAIWYQLKGPNATIAGGRTAGLYALNYSRRLLSSGRARTVLCGAAEEFSQARSWLERRSADDPDEGTGTTAPLGEGCAMLLVEPYDPDDPGQPVLAELLAVELGVVLDGDTRPTLVSCLRSALRRAGVDPAQVVAVARSGAPGREGRGESDAVLEVFAAVNPTDLTPTSLIGDTGAAAAAFQTAALLSYAADRPELAAGRIGVITSVDRTGTVGCALLGLR, from the coding sequence ATGTCCACACTCACCACGGGCGCCGGACACCCGGTGATCACCGCCTGGTCGGCCGTGTCCTCGTACGGCATCGGCAGCTCGGCGTTCGCCGACGGCCTGCGCGAGCGGCGCGCGACCGTCACCGAACTCGGTCCCGAGCACGGCGTCACCCCCGACGGTTACGGCTGCGTCGTGCCCTCCTTCAGCGTCCGTGAGGTGCTGGGCAAGAAGGGCACCCGCTCCATGGACCGGGTCACCGGGCTCGCCGTCACCACCGTCGGTGCCCTCCTCGACGACGGCGAGCGCAACCGGGCCGTCGGCACGGGGGAGGGGGCGGCCTTCGCGCTCGGCACCACTACCGGCAGCGCCCAGTCGATGATGGACTTCACCCGGGAATCCCTCACCGGTGACCAGCCCTTCTTCGTCGACCCGGCGCGCTTCCCCAACACGGTGATGAACTGCGCCGCCGGACAGAGCGCCATCTGGTACCAGCTCAAGGGCCCCAACGCCACCATCGCGGGCGGCCGCACCGCCGGGCTGTACGCTCTCAACTACTCGCGCAGGCTGCTGAGTTCGGGGCGCGCCCGAACCGTCCTGTGCGGCGCCGCCGAGGAGTTCTCGCAGGCCCGCTCCTGGCTGGAACGCCGGTCGGCCGACGACCCGGACGAAGGCACCGGCACGACCGCCCCGCTCGGGGAAGGCTGCGCGATGCTCCTGGTCGAGCCGTACGACCCCGACGACCCCGGCCAGCCCGTCCTCGCCGAACTCCTCGCCGTCGAACTCGGTGTGGTGCTCGACGGCGACACCCGCCCCACCCTCGTCTCCTGCCTGCGCTCCGCGCTGCGCCGGGCCGGCGTCGACCCGGCCCAGGTGGTCGCCGTCGCCCGCTCCGGAGCACCGGGACGCGAAGGCAGGGGCGAGAGCGACGCCGTGCTGGAGGTCTTCGCAGCGGTGAATCCCACCGATCTGACACCCACCTCCCTGATCGGCGACACCGGAGCTGCCGCGGCGGCCTTCCAGACCGCCGCACTGCTGTCGTACGCCGCCGACCGGCCCGAGCTCGCGGCCGGCCGGATCGGCGTGATCACTTCCGTGGACCGCACCGGCACCGTCGGCTGCGCCCTGCTCGGCCTGCGCTGA
- a CDS encoding alpha/beta fold hydrolase, which yields MNTNLDLRPVSVERRTAGTGGRMLLLHGLAANDSVWDRTLGLLPEDAEIWTARLPWRTDGITEWGQDPNLRGWLARALELVPGRAETLVAHSMAANVLLDLLDQKARGGTDALRHYGIRSLVLVSPFFRADQEEFDWDSISYYLNEFHLIMEEGIRVHSGGRLSADIQQAMGRRVRDRVGPYGWLRFFELYLRTPSLQTGRITARTLVLSGETDFAAPPAESLALAAALPDAYAHVVPGCGHFPMIEAAEQFAAQIREFLHSSPGGTPLRRTAPLDALESQR from the coding sequence GTGAACACCAACCTCGATCTGCGACCGGTCTCGGTCGAACGGCGCACGGCGGGAACCGGCGGGCGGATGCTGCTGCTGCACGGGCTCGCCGCCAACGACAGCGTCTGGGACCGCACGCTCGGCCTCCTCCCCGAGGACGCCGAGATCTGGACCGCCCGGCTTCCCTGGCGTACCGACGGCATCACCGAATGGGGCCAGGACCCCAATCTGAGGGGCTGGCTCGCCCGGGCCCTGGAGCTGGTGCCGGGCCGCGCCGAGACGCTCGTCGCCCACTCGATGGCCGCCAACGTGCTCCTCGACCTGCTCGACCAGAAGGCCAGGGGCGGCACCGACGCGCTGCGCCACTACGGCATCCGCTCGCTGGTGCTGGTGTCCCCCTTCTTCCGGGCGGACCAGGAAGAGTTCGACTGGGATTCGATCAGCTACTACCTGAACGAATTCCACCTGATCATGGAAGAGGGGATCCGCGTCCACTCCGGCGGCAGGCTCTCCGCCGACATCCAGCAGGCCATGGGCCGGCGGGTGCGCGACCGGGTCGGGCCCTACGGCTGGCTGCGCTTCTTCGAGCTCTACCTGCGCACCCCCTCACTGCAGACCGGCCGGATCACCGCGCGCACCCTCGTGCTGAGCGGTGAGACCGACTTCGCGGCGCCGCCCGCCGAGAGCTTGGCGCTCGCCGCTGCCCTGCCCGATGCGTACGCCCACGTAGTGCCGGGCTGCGGGCACTTCCCGATGATCGAGGCGGCCGAACAATTCGCCGCGCAGATACGGGAGTTCCTCCACTCATCACCGGGCGGGACCCCGCTCCGGCGGACCGCCCCCCTCGACGCCCTGGAGTCCCAGCGATGA
- a CDS encoding beta-ketoacyl synthase N-terminal-like domain-containing protein, protein MSTRSAAVVVTGAAVLLPGADTVRALAEGPAPGGAPVEPAGYVGRKGLRYKDRATQLGYCLTAAALGDAGLLGEDGLTVPAESVGMVVSSNFGNLDTVVRALDTIRDETVTATSPMDLPNASSNVIASSAAIRYGLRGPNLMVCNGETSGLDAVHWAVTMITAGRTDRVLVLGVEPDNDVVRRLLGGTRAVDGGAALLLESRTAAVERSANVRAVVGPYSRRAGDPGPALGRRWQLPEHLGRASGAYGVLQCAAAVGWFDVGERGPVQAVVGTASNDASAELLLLAPEAA, encoded by the coding sequence ATGAGCACGCGGAGTGCTGCTGTCGTCGTCACCGGGGCTGCCGTCCTGCTGCCGGGCGCCGACACCGTACGGGCCCTCGCCGAAGGACCCGCGCCGGGCGGTGCCCCGGTCGAGCCCGCGGGTTACGTGGGCCGCAAGGGCCTTCGCTACAAGGACCGTGCCACCCAGCTCGGTTACTGCCTGACCGCCGCGGCGCTCGGCGACGCGGGACTGCTGGGCGAGGACGGACTCACCGTGCCCGCCGAATCCGTCGGCATGGTCGTCAGCTCCAACTTCGGCAACCTGGACACCGTCGTACGGGCCCTGGACACCATCAGGGACGAGACCGTCACGGCGACCAGCCCGATGGACCTGCCCAATGCCTCCAGCAACGTCATCGCCTCCTCGGCTGCCATCCGTTACGGCCTGCGCGGACCCAACCTGATGGTCTGCAACGGCGAGACGTCCGGTCTCGACGCCGTCCACTGGGCGGTCACGATGATCACGGCCGGCCGTACGGACCGGGTCCTCGTCCTGGGCGTCGAACCCGACAACGACGTGGTGCGCCGGCTCCTCGGCGGCACCCGTGCGGTGGACGGCGGCGCGGCTCTGCTCCTGGAGTCCCGGACGGCCGCGGTGGAACGCTCGGCGAACGTACGTGCCGTGGTCGGCCCCTACAGCCGCAGGGCCGGCGACCCGGGGCCGGCCCTCGGCCGTCGCTGGCAGCTCCCGGAACACCTCGGGCGGGCTTCCGGGGCGTACGGAGTCCTGCAGTGCGCCGCCGCCGTCGGATGGTTCGATGTCGGCGAGCGGGGCCCCGTCCAGGCAGTCGTGGGCACCGCGTCGAACGACGCGAGCGCGGAACTCCTGCTGCTTGCGCCGGAGGCGGCATAG